The stretch of DNA ACACGGAGGATTATTTCGAAGTCGCGGAGATTATCGATGGAATCTATGCCGGATCTCTTGCCGAGGACGAAGCCCTCGTACTTGTCACTCCCACCTCCGAAGGAGGAGCGGACACCTCGCTCTGCCAGATGCAGATGGTCATGGACGACATCTGCAAGTCCGGAAAGATCGTGATCGGTGCGGTTGGCGGGTACCCCGGAGTAGAAAGAGCAGTCAAAAGGCTCGGACATGTCGGGGCGAAAAAGGTCAGGCTCGTTCCCTTCTCGCTCGTACCGGGGATACATGCATGGATCGAGACCTCAGGGGAGAGCAATCCGGATTCATGGAAGAAGGCTCTCGAATCGGAAGGCTACCAGGTGACAGTCGATGAAAAGGCCCTCGGCGAGCATGAAGAGATCATAAGCGTCTTTGCCGGAAGGCTGAAGGACGCCGTGGGTTCGCACGGATTTTTAAAATAAAAGGGATTTTAATTCCGTAATTAATTTTTTTTATTTTTCCAGATTTCGTTTTATTTGTTCTGTGTTATTCCGACATCTCCTCGATGATCCCTTCGGATTCAAGGTAGATTTCTTTCAGGCGCCGGATCGTCTCCTCACCGGCGTCCCAGAATCCTCTCTCATACGCTTCCAGGAGCCTTCCGGCCATGCTGCGAAGAGCGTGCGGATTATTCTCCTCTATCCATTCGCGTGTCTCGTCGTCGAAGAGAAAATGCTCGGCAAGCTCCTCGTACTCCCAGTCGTCAACCGCATCCGAGGTCGCATCCCAGCCTAAGGTGTACTCTACATTCGAGACAAGCTCCTGCACCCCGCGGTAGCCATGCGGCTTCAGGCCCTCAAGCCATTTCGGGTTTAAGATCCTGCTCCTGAAGAGATATCTGATCTCCTCGTCGACGGACTTCGTCTTAACCCTCGCAGGGTCGGACGCGTCGCCGATAACCGAAAGCGGATCTTTTCCGCCGTAGACCTTTGCACATGCGTTCATTCCGCCGAGGTACATGTAATCATCATCGTGATCAAGGATGTCGAGTTCGCGTGAAACATGGTTCTTCACGGTTACGTCGACACTTCCGAACCTCTCCCTGAAAAGCTCAACAAAACGTTCGCCTTTAAGATTGCGGCCGTATGCATGTGCGCCCCAGTTTGTATAAACGTCGGCGAGATCCTTTCTTTCAGTCCATGCTGATGCCGACACGACCTCGGATATTCCTGCTCCGTAATTTCCGGGAGGGCAGCCGAATATTCTGACCAGCGACTGCCTCCGGGCCTCTTCGGGTGAGAGCCCCTTCTCGATCTTATCGAGGAGATCGCGCCTCAGGTGGGCCGAAAGATAGTTGATGTCGTCAGATTCGTCGAGTGTCGCGATCATTCCTACCCCATCATCGATCATGTGCATGAGCGTGGGGAAGACATCCCTGAAGAGGCCGCTGATCCTGAGAGTGACATCGATCCTCGGCCTCCCGAGCTCCTTCGACGGAATGATCTCAAGGCCCGTGACCGCTCCCCCTCGTTCGGACCAGACAGGACGAAGGCCCATAAGCCACAGGAGATATGCGATATCGTCCCCGCCACTCTTCATTGAATCCGATGCGAACACCACGATCCCGACATTTTCCGGGTAACAGCCGTTCTCGTCGATGTATCTCGCGATCATCTGGTCAGCAAGCACCTGCCCGGTTTTCCAGGCGG from Methanolacinia petrolearia DSM 11571 encodes:
- a CDS encoding sirohydrochlorin cobaltochelatase, with translation MKGHGNKPESHGAVLVVAMGTTQEEGRAVVDRCIELVKKTYPKADVEFAFNYEAVRLVLKENGEEVLSPLAAMTRLLDKGHSQVVVQPLYLTPGMGYHELYRIIVALNDLAGAHGAIGFDGILISRPLLMNTEDYFEVAEIIDGIYAGSLAEDEALVLVTPTSEGGADTSLCQMQMVMDDICKSGKIVIGAVGGYPGVERAVKRLGHVGAKKVRLVPFSLVPGIHAWIETSGESNPDSWKKALESEGYQVTVDEKALGEHEEIISVFAGRLKDAVGSHGFLK